The proteins below are encoded in one region of Reichenbachiella sp. 5M10:
- a CDS encoding glycosyltransferase family 2 protein, producing the protein MILLELILFSYFLYCVSYALFFAIGGLFYRKNNLRPATEFNRFAVLIPGYKEDAIILNSVKSNLKTDYPTAHFDLIIIADSFAKDTIEKLQSLPVIVEQVHFDKSTKVKSLKYTIQKLPNQYDYIVILDADNSMEVDYLTKVNNYLQATHAKAIQTQRWPKNHNTKLAVLDGISESINNQIYRQGAHATGFSVSLSGSGMVFDRQLFEHTITQMESIGGFDRELEFRFIEQGVKVQYFKEAKVLDQKTDNPSNFKNQRTRWISSQYVYLFKYFKKGLSALFRGNLVYFHSTIWRNIQLPRLINLGLLTITTLLALTFNSITPFPSYYWITLWTLNILSMLISIPRSLYSKDLLLSILMLPKLFLSMCLILFKLKGANKKFIHTEHKAVS; encoded by the coding sequence ATGATTCTTCTTGAACTCATTCTATTTTCCTATTTCCTTTATTGTGTGAGCTATGCTCTATTTTTTGCTATTGGAGGTTTATTTTACCGCAAAAACAACCTTCGACCTGCTACCGAATTCAACCGTTTTGCGGTACTTATCCCTGGATACAAGGAAGACGCCATCATTCTCAATTCGGTAAAAAGCAATCTAAAAACTGATTACCCTACAGCGCATTTTGACTTGATCATTATAGCCGACTCCTTTGCAAAGGACACCATCGAAAAACTACAATCTCTACCTGTCATTGTAGAACAGGTACATTTTGACAAAAGCACCAAAGTAAAGTCTCTCAAGTACACCATCCAAAAACTTCCAAATCAATATGACTATATAGTCATCCTAGATGCAGACAACTCCATGGAAGTAGATTACTTGACGAAAGTCAATAACTATCTACAAGCTACACATGCCAAAGCCATACAAACACAGCGTTGGCCCAAAAACCACAACACAAAATTAGCGGTCCTCGATGGGATCAGCGAATCCATCAATAACCAAATCTACCGACAAGGAGCTCATGCGACGGGGTTCTCTGTGTCTCTCAGTGGATCAGGGATGGTTTTTGATCGACAGCTGTTCGAACATACCATCACGCAGATGGAAAGCATCGGTGGTTTCGACAGAGAACTAGAGTTTCGATTCATAGAACAAGGCGTCAAAGTGCAGTATTTCAAAGAAGCCAAAGTGCTAGATCAGAAAACTGACAACCCCAGCAACTTTAAAAACCAACGTACGCGATGGATTTCTAGTCAATATGTATATCTATTCAAATACTTCAAAAAAGGGCTTTCTGCTTTATTCAGAGGCAATCTGGTATACTTCCACAGCACCATTTGGAGAAACATACAACTACCTCGGTTGATCAACCTAGGACTATTGACGATCACTACTCTATTGGCGTTGACTTTCAACTCTATCACGCCTTTTCCATCCTACTACTGGATCACACTTTGGACACTCAATATTCTATCCATGTTGATTTCTATCCCTAGAAGTCTGTATAGCAAAGACCTTTTGCTGTCAATATTGATGCTACCCAAACTGTTTTTATCCATGTGTTTGATTCTATTCAAATTGAAAGGAGCCAACAAAAAATTCATTCACACCGAACACAAAGCCGTATCCTAA
- a CDS encoding response regulator, whose translation MYLLRNRPNQKKTVLLVDDNKMMCQLTTKILEKNFNVQPFQSAIDAIKWLSESAHKPHVVVTDITMSDMSGLEFGQYLQFNGLYSNIPLVYMSGIPESEVSSYPVSVNYSAYAQKPFCPETLLKTIERVTSQELPAVQA comes from the coding sequence ATGTACCTACTTAGAAACCGCCCTAACCAAAAGAAGACCGTCTTGCTTGTTGACGATAACAAGATGATGTGTCAACTGACCACTAAAATTCTTGAGAAGAATTTTAATGTTCAACCGTTCCAAAGTGCCATAGATGCCATCAAATGGCTATCTGAATCCGCGCACAAACCCCATGTAGTCGTAACTGACATCACCATGTCTGACATGAGTGGTCTCGAGTTTGGACAGTACCTTCAGTTCAATGGCCTATACAGCAACATACCTTTGGTATACATGTCTGGTATTCCAGAATCTGAAGTCAGTAGCTATCCGGTCTCTGTCAACTATAGTGCATACGCCCAAAAACCGTTTTGTCCAGAAACCTTGCTCAAAACGATCGAACGTGTTACTAGCCAAGAACTACCTGCAGTACAGGCTTAA
- the asnB gene encoding asparagine synthase (glutamine-hydrolyzing) → MCGISGFIDFRHSLEEKHLISMTDVLEKRGPDASGYHFEKTNDGHIGLGHRRLSILDLSPLGNQPYYYEDYVVVFNGEIYNFQEIKKELEQKGMTFSSTSDTEVIIKAYACEGLACIERFIGMFAIALYDKKEQKIHLIRDRAGVKPINFYWRDNLFLFSSELKSFHQVPGFGAQLDEKSIVSYFKYSYVTSPNSIYKNTYKVKPGHVVTIDVPKKEIKETQYWDIIEVYNRPKSKLSYEEAVEELEELLISSCNYRMVSDVPVGVFLSGGYDSSTVTSILAKHHNNTIKTFTIGFENSQFDEAPYAKKISEYLGTEHTEYYCTQQEALDLVPKLPEIFDEPLGDNSIIPTTLVSQLARKHVTVALSSDAGDEIFAGYPRYTQALQYSQIMTPSLQKIASKSMNLLDPKYIPYFNKKNNFKTRYNKIREIWKTNDPVKAMEIVMQFNTNTALTEMIPGCNPNSKNYFGISEQLSQHNDPINKMLAVDYLTFLLDNNLTKVDRATMSASLEGREPLLDHRLVEFAAQLPTSYKLKQGHTKRILKSVLSKYIPNELMERPKQGFVSPINDWLKGDLREYLHEFMSPQLLKQQGIFAPQVITRMINDFLMNKGENAQKIWHLLVFQMWYYKWIEKR, encoded by the coding sequence ATGTGTGGCATTTCTGGATTCATAGATTTTAGACATTCGCTCGAAGAGAAACACCTCATCTCCATGACTGATGTCCTAGAAAAACGAGGCCCAGATGCCTCCGGGTATCATTTCGAAAAAACGAATGATGGACACATCGGACTCGGACACCGTAGACTATCTATCTTGGACCTATCCCCATTGGGCAACCAACCCTATTACTATGAAGACTATGTGGTCGTCTTCAATGGAGAGATTTATAATTTTCAAGAGATAAAAAAAGAACTTGAGCAAAAAGGCATGACGTTTAGTTCTACATCTGATACTGAAGTCATCATCAAAGCATACGCATGTGAAGGACTAGCATGTATAGAGAGGTTCATTGGCATGTTTGCAATTGCGCTCTATGACAAAAAGGAACAAAAAATACACTTGATACGTGACCGTGCAGGTGTCAAACCCATCAATTTCTATTGGAGAGACAACCTTTTTTTATTCAGCTCCGAGCTAAAATCCTTTCATCAAGTCCCTGGTTTTGGTGCTCAACTCGATGAAAAAAGCATAGTTTCCTATTTCAAATACAGCTATGTCACCTCTCCCAATTCCATTTATAAAAACACATACAAGGTTAAACCTGGCCATGTGGTTACTATTGATGTGCCCAAAAAGGAAATAAAGGAAACGCAGTATTGGGACATTATCGAAGTATATAATCGTCCAAAATCAAAGCTATCTTATGAAGAAGCAGTAGAAGAACTAGAAGAACTACTGATATCAAGTTGCAACTACCGCATGGTTTCGGATGTACCTGTAGGTGTTTTCTTGAGTGGTGGATATGACAGTAGCACAGTTACATCCATCTTGGCCAAACATCACAACAATACCATCAAAACTTTCACAATTGGCTTTGAAAACAGTCAGTTTGATGAGGCGCCTTATGCAAAAAAAATATCCGAATATCTCGGTACTGAACATACCGAATATTACTGTACCCAACAAGAAGCCCTAGACTTAGTACCTAAGTTGCCTGAGATATTTGACGAACCCCTTGGAGACAATTCGATCATCCCTACTACACTGGTCAGTCAATTGGCTAGAAAACACGTCACGGTAGCCTTATCATCAGACGCTGGAGATGAGATATTTGCTGGCTATCCACGTTACACCCAGGCGCTACAATACAGTCAAATCATGACTCCCTCCCTACAAAAAATAGCGAGCAAAAGCATGAATTTGCTCGACCCTAAATACATACCTTACTTCAATAAGAAAAACAACTTCAAGACCAGGTATAACAAAATAAGAGAGATATGGAAAACCAATGACCCAGTCAAAGCCATGGAAATCGTCATGCAATTCAATACCAATACCGCTTTGACAGAGATGATTCCAGGTTGCAACCCAAATTCCAAAAATTACTTTGGGATTTCGGAACAACTATCTCAACACAACGATCCGATCAATAAAATGCTTGCCGTAGATTACCTTACTTTCCTTTTGGACAATAACCTTACGAAAGTAGACCGAGCTACCATGTCTGCAAGCCTTGAAGGAAGGGAACCTCTCCTCGATCACCGTCTAGTTGAATTTGCCGCTCAACTGCCTACCTCATACAAATTGAAACAAGGCCATACAAAGCGAATTCTTAAATCCGTCCTTTCTAAATACATCCCCAATGAACTGATGGAACGTCCTAAACAGGGCTTTGTCTCTCCTATCAACGATTGGCTCAAGGGGGATTTAAGAGAGTATTTGCATGAGTTCATGTCACCCCAACTTCTCAAGCAACAAGGGATTTTTGCTCCACAAGTCATTACAAGAATGATCAACGATTTCCTCATGAACAAGGGCGAAAACGCACAAAAAATTTGGCACTTATTGGTGTTTCAAATGTGGTATTATAAATGGATCGAAAAGAGGTAA
- a CDS encoding sugar transferase, which produces MDAIAEPDVIDAPVQNSKIPLSILYLGSEILSNLEKISSDDYTLSGVESARELIRSLHNWTGAPPEAILIHDTLASQLLPEDVYNIKKKNSFRNITIIVFSNVENQRAKNYAEAIKADEYIHSKIKFSALIPRIKFCKRLRAAGFSRQDSILKKNKKYKMYFLKRFFDITVSSSILLLSSPIMVLTAIIIKLESKGPVFYISKRAGTNYQVFDFYKFRSMNQGADKQLESLKQSSNQYQDGNQFVKIKDDPRVTKFGNFIRNTSIDELPQLINVLKGDMSIVGNRPLPLYEAQLLTTDDHAERFLGPAGITGLWQTMKRGKDNMSSEERIMLDRIYVRKNSLFFDFKLMLLTVPALIQSEKV; this is translated from the coding sequence ATGGACGCAATAGCTGAACCAGACGTCATAGATGCGCCTGTACAGAATTCAAAGATTCCTCTTTCGATACTGTACTTAGGCTCGGAGATTTTGAGCAACCTCGAAAAAATCTCTTCAGACGACTATACCCTTTCAGGTGTAGAATCCGCACGTGAGTTAATCCGCTCTCTACACAACTGGACAGGAGCTCCTCCTGAAGCCATTTTGATACACGATACGCTTGCTTCACAGCTACTTCCCGAAGATGTATACAACATCAAAAAGAAAAACAGCTTCAGAAACATCACGATCATCGTATTCTCAAATGTAGAAAATCAAAGAGCAAAAAACTACGCAGAAGCCATCAAAGCAGATGAATACATTCATTCAAAAATCAAATTTAGTGCCTTAATCCCTCGAATTAAATTCTGCAAAAGATTAAGGGCTGCAGGATTCTCTAGACAGGATTCTATCCTCAAGAAAAACAAGAAGTACAAGATGTATTTCTTGAAACGCTTCTTTGACATAACCGTGTCTTCGTCTATCCTACTGCTGTCTTCGCCCATCATGGTATTGACAGCCATCATCATAAAGCTCGAATCCAAAGGGCCTGTATTTTATATCTCAAAGCGAGCAGGCACCAACTATCAGGTTTTTGATTTCTACAAATTTCGATCTATGAATCAAGGCGCAGACAAACAGTTGGAATCGCTCAAACAAAGCTCCAACCAGTATCAGGATGGCAACCAGTTTGTCAAGATCAAAGATGACCCCAGAGTCACAAAATTTGGCAACTTCATCCGCAACACGAGTATAGACGAACTCCCTCAATTGATCAATGTACTGAAGGGTGACATGTCGATCGTAGGCAACCGTCCCCTACCCCTCTATGAAGCGCAATTACTCACTACAGATGATCACGCCGAGAGATTCCTAGGGCCTGCAGGTATCACTGGGCTATGGCAAACCATGAAGCGTGGGAAAGACAACATGTCTTCCGAAGAACGGATCATGCTCGATAGAATTTACGTCCGCAAAAATTCACTCTTTTTTGACTTCAAACTCATGCTTCTAACTGTTCCAGCCCTCATCCAATCAGAAAAAGTATAA
- a CDS encoding glycosyltransferase family 2 protein, with product MPAKQPLISIISVNYNEPEETLAFLGSVYQSDYPSFETILVDNGSKRKIDRSLEQQYPNLTCIIHEENLGFAGGNNLGIKAAKGKYLVFLNNDTLIPTDFLTKMVAFMVDHPEAGIASPKVIYPNGMVQYAGAKKIHPLTGRGKRIGLMETDRGQFNCTHPTDLPHGAAMIIPKKIIEQVGHMPEEYFLYYEEHDWCMKIQHAGYKMFYFGDTHVVHKESISVGVNSPLQVYYMNRNRLLFQRRNTKGLPRVCGILFYGIFAFPKQLIQYVSKGMFHHAENLVRGTLWHLNKNYDYKG from the coding sequence ATGCCAGCCAAGCAACCTCTGATATCAATCATATCGGTGAACTACAACGAACCCGAGGAAACCCTTGCATTTTTGGGGTCAGTGTATCAATCGGACTACCCTTCCTTCGAGACCATCCTCGTGGACAATGGGTCCAAACGAAAGATCGACCGATCCTTAGAACAGCAATACCCCAATCTCACCTGCATTATTCACGAAGAGAACTTGGGTTTCGCTGGAGGGAACAATCTCGGTATCAAAGCAGCAAAAGGAAAATACTTGGTTTTCCTCAACAATGACACCTTGATTCCAACCGATTTCCTAACGAAGATGGTAGCCTTCATGGTTGATCACCCAGAAGCAGGTATTGCATCGCCAAAGGTGATTTACCCCAACGGCATGGTACAATACGCAGGGGCCAAAAAGATACATCCTTTGACAGGGCGAGGAAAACGTATAGGGTTGATGGAAACCGACCGTGGGCAATTCAATTGCACTCATCCAACAGATCTACCTCATGGCGCAGCGATGATTATCCCAAAAAAAATCATTGAGCAGGTAGGACATATGCCTGAGGAGTATTTTCTATACTATGAAGAGCACGATTGGTGTATGAAAATACAACATGCAGGGTACAAAATGTTCTATTTTGGTGACACCCACGTCGTACACAAGGAATCCATCAGTGTAGGAGTGAATAGTCCACTCCAAGTATACTACATGAACCGAAATCGGCTACTCTTTCAAAGAAGAAATACCAAAGGGCTACCGCGCGTCTGTGGTATCCTATTTTATGGCATTTTTGCTTTCCCAAAACAGCTCATACAATACGTATCAAAAGGTATGTTTCATCATGCTGAAAATCTCGTACGGGGCACCCTCTGGCATTTAAACAAAAATTATGATTACAAAGGTTAA
- a CDS encoding carboxypeptidase-like regulatory domain-containing protein: protein MKRAIVIVGILLVSIGGKAQDLSVGVIPSDSVALEAVLAGMEADSDYRFAYQEDWVKGVYVSVPTVSSEDMTVRLEEVLADTKLTFYVNGKQIILLDNTEIITDPVMVRSLKKGGQSTEGEEVYFAQEQRAQDLGIEETLINVGNRKLYVKGERSTVAGYVTEVGSGKPVEDAYVYIESPFVGTTTDAEGFYSLSVPNGKRSILIQSVHMKNTYRRLMVYSDGRLDINLEVDVIALNAVVVSAEREANTKSPQMGMTKIDPEELKIVPALLGDRDMVRVATTTAGVQYLGEGSAGINIRGGKADQNLFLLDGTPVYNTNHFFGFFSVFNSDALSGMELYKSAMPAEFGGRLSSVFDIQSKEANPDKISGSAGIGPITSKLMLEGPMFKNGPTFMLGGRATYSDYVLKQIKKSPLRNNEVAFYDLMGKLAYDINDKNEVSVTGYFSHDRFQLSSDTLLSYTDFSYTNKLLSVNWRHVFDERLQADFQAGVSHYDYDIGYDVLPTQAFRIDYGVKESHVAAKMDYYVNEKLNYKFGTEVKYTSVVPGVKTPTGSESLITKDEVGQEQGLEIAPYFSALYSPNDKISLEAGIRYSVFNVLGPADVNRYEKGQPKDPDYLTRVDHYDDNQLIKTYQGPEYRFSSRYMLNETSSVKASYNRTRQNIHLLLNSSSIAPTDMWRLSNAHIKPQIADQVSVGYYRNFYGKHTLEASAEVYYKDIQNLLDFKVGADLQFNKDIETDLLQGDGRSYGVELSLKKSSGWLTGWINYTYSRSMIRLDGNFPDEVINGGSFFPTGYDKPHYINSVTNYKFTRRLTMTLNLVYATGVPTTYPTGKYTFQSSENLLYSKRNAYRIPDYFRMDLGVNIEGNHKIKKLAHSFWSFSVYNVLGRDNVYSVFFKVEDGEVKGYKMSVFSNPIPTITYNFTF, encoded by the coding sequence ATGAAAAGAGCTATAGTTATTGTAGGGATACTACTTGTCAGTATAGGAGGGAAGGCACAAGACCTCAGTGTCGGTGTGATACCATCAGATTCGGTAGCTCTCGAGGCGGTACTGGCAGGGATGGAAGCTGACAGTGATTATCGTTTTGCCTACCAAGAGGATTGGGTCAAAGGTGTCTACGTATCGGTACCGACTGTGAGCAGTGAGGATATGACCGTTAGGCTCGAAGAGGTACTTGCAGACACGAAATTGACCTTTTATGTCAATGGAAAACAGATCATTTTGCTGGACAATACCGAAATCATAACGGACCCAGTGATGGTCAGATCCCTAAAGAAGGGAGGGCAGTCTACTGAGGGTGAGGAGGTGTATTTTGCCCAAGAACAGCGCGCTCAAGACTTGGGGATAGAAGAAACCCTCATCAATGTGGGTAACCGAAAGCTGTATGTCAAAGGAGAGCGAAGTACAGTCGCGGGGTATGTGACAGAAGTCGGGTCAGGTAAGCCCGTGGAAGATGCCTATGTATATATAGAGAGCCCTTTCGTCGGTACGACTACTGATGCAGAGGGGTTTTACTCACTGAGTGTTCCTAATGGAAAGCGAAGCATTCTCATTCAATCTGTCCATATGAAAAATACATACCGGAGACTAATGGTGTACTCGGATGGACGCTTAGATATCAATCTAGAGGTAGATGTGATCGCTCTCAATGCAGTAGTCGTCAGTGCAGAGCGAGAGGCCAATACCAAGAGTCCCCAGATGGGTATGACGAAAATAGATCCTGAAGAATTGAAGATTGTACCGGCTCTCTTGGGAGATAGAGATATGGTACGGGTGGCGACTACTACGGCAGGCGTACAGTACTTGGGAGAGGGGTCGGCAGGTATCAATATACGTGGAGGAAAGGCAGACCAAAATTTGTTTTTGCTTGATGGGACGCCAGTATACAATACCAATCATTTTTTTGGATTCTTTTCGGTATTCAATTCGGATGCTCTATCAGGTATGGAGTTGTACAAAAGTGCCATGCCTGCAGAGTTTGGAGGTAGGCTATCTTCGGTCTTTGACATCCAGTCCAAGGAGGCCAATCCGGATAAGATTTCGGGATCAGCGGGTATAGGACCGATTACTTCTAAACTAATGCTGGAAGGACCAATGTTTAAAAATGGTCCGACGTTTATGCTTGGTGGTCGAGCGACCTATTCGGATTATGTGTTGAAGCAAATCAAAAAATCCCCACTTAGAAATAACGAGGTTGCGTTTTATGACCTTATGGGAAAGCTAGCCTATGATATCAATGACAAAAATGAGGTGTCAGTCACTGGCTACTTTAGTCACGATCGGTTTCAGTTGTCATCGGACACCTTGTTGTCGTATACGGATTTTTCATATACCAACAAGCTACTGTCTGTCAATTGGAGACATGTGTTTGATGAGAGATTGCAAGCGGATTTTCAGGCAGGAGTGAGTCACTATGACTATGATATTGGATATGATGTATTGCCGACGCAGGCATTTCGTATAGACTATGGGGTCAAAGAGAGTCATGTAGCGGCCAAAATGGATTATTATGTCAATGAGAAGCTCAATTACAAGTTTGGGACAGAGGTGAAGTATACGAGTGTCGTGCCAGGCGTGAAGACACCCACGGGGTCAGAGTCTCTGATTACCAAGGACGAAGTGGGACAAGAGCAAGGCCTTGAAATTGCGCCTTACTTTTCGGCGCTCTACAGCCCCAACGATAAGATATCTCTCGAAGCAGGAATCAGGTATTCGGTCTTCAATGTCCTCGGACCTGCGGATGTCAATCGCTATGAAAAAGGCCAACCCAAAGACCCGGATTATTTGACGAGAGTCGATCACTATGATGACAACCAACTCATCAAGACCTACCAGGGGCCTGAATACCGATTTTCGTCACGGTACATGCTCAACGAGACGAGTTCGGTCAAGGCCAGTTACAACCGTACACGTCAAAACATCCATTTGCTTCTCAACTCTTCGTCGATCGCTCCTACAGACATGTGGCGCTTGTCCAATGCCCACATCAAACCTCAGATTGCTGATCAGGTATCAGTAGGGTACTATCGCAATTTTTATGGCAAACATACTTTGGAGGCTTCTGCAGAGGTGTATTACAAGGATATTCAGAACTTGCTTGATTTCAAAGTGGGGGCTGATCTCCAGTTCAACAAGGACATAGAGACGGATCTGCTGCAAGGGGACGGGAGGTCATACGGTGTGGAGCTTTCACTCAAAAAGAGTTCGGGATGGTTGACAGGATGGATCAATTACACTTATTCACGGTCTATGATTCGATTGGACGGGAACTTCCCTGATGAGGTCATCAATGGTGGGTCATTTTTTCCTACCGGGTATGACAAACCACACTATATCAACTCGGTCACCAATTATAAGTTTACCAGGAGATTGACGATGACCCTCAACCTTGTCTATGCTACGGGAGTGCCTACGACATATCCTACGGGTAAGTATACTTTTCAATCTTCTGAAAATCTGTTGTATTCCAAACGGAATGCCTATCGTATTCCAGATTATTTTAGGATGGATTTAGGAGTCAACATCGAAGGGAATCATAAAATTAAGAAGTTAGCCCATTCGTTTTGGTCATTTTCGGTATACAATGTTCTAGGTAGGGACAATGTGTACTCGGTATTTTTCAAAGTAGAAGATGGAGAAGTGAAGGGCTATAAAATGAGCGTTTTCTCTAATCCAATTCCCACTATTACCTACAATTTCACCTTCTAA
- a CDS encoding DapH/DapD/GlmU-related protein encodes MVSTNKKPLIDNQGEIIIGDEVRVWSNIIQSKLLSGKKGKLIIGKNSRINGAHIDAQHLIKIGENCRIAPYTLIIDSDFHDTKDHFSNVEGQAIIIEDNVWITSRATVLKGVTIGKGAVIATGAVVTKDVPPYTLVGGVPAKKIKDLN; translated from the coding sequence ATGGTTAGTACCAACAAAAAGCCATTGATAGACAATCAAGGAGAAATCATCATCGGAGATGAGGTAAGGGTCTGGTCTAACATCATCCAATCCAAACTCCTATCTGGCAAAAAAGGCAAACTTATCATTGGTAAAAACTCTAGAATAAACGGAGCACATATCGACGCACAGCATCTGATAAAAATAGGAGAAAACTGTAGAATTGCACCGTACACATTGATTATCGACAGTGATTTTCACGATACCAAAGATCATTTTTCCAATGTAGAAGGCCAAGCCATCATTATTGAAGACAATGTCTGGATCACCTCCCGAGCGACCGTATTGAAAGGAGTCACAATAGGCAAAGGGGCTGTGATCGCAACAGGAGCTGTGGTCACGAAAGACGTGCCCCCCTACACATTGGTAGGAGGGGTCCCCGCAAAAAAAATTAAAGATCTAAACTAA
- a CDS encoding MBOAT family protein — translation MLFNSFEFIFLFLPIVLIGYYAISKITVNSLLANLWLLLASLTFYGWNTWSNVILILSSILINFAIGMAMEKLKQRKALLILGIFFNIFLLCYYKYTDFLLSNINAAFHTDFNLLHIILPIGISFFTFQQIAFLVDTYKREISEYNLLSYSIFVSFFPQLIAGPIVHHKEMMPQFKSSKSAQVSWFNISKGVFVFNMGLAKKIIIADTFGKIASRGYAHTALLDTGESWITSLAYSTQLYFDFSGYSDMAIGLGLLFNIQLPNNFWSPYKSTSIKEFWRRWHMTLSRFLKDYIYIPLGGNRVSTSRTHINLLLTFLIGGFWHGAGWTFIFWGFLHGAGLVLHSMFQKTEIKLPTSLSILLTFLFVNITWIFFRAENWNDALNVVQSMFGLSHAHNDFSLIYQFYDVPIWCIGLILLFVNNSTQFSNKYTINWRFALFTIFLILINLIFLNSDIKQEFLYFDF, via the coding sequence ATGTTATTTAATTCTTTTGAGTTCATCTTTCTTTTCCTTCCTATCGTTTTGATAGGGTATTATGCCATTAGCAAAATCACAGTCAACTCCCTGCTGGCAAATCTGTGGCTATTATTGGCCTCTCTTACATTCTATGGATGGAATACATGGTCCAACGTAATCTTAATACTATCTTCTATCCTCATCAATTTTGCCATAGGCATGGCAATGGAAAAACTCAAGCAACGAAAAGCACTCTTAATTTTAGGGATCTTTTTCAATATTTTCCTCCTCTGCTACTACAAGTACACAGATTTTCTCCTCTCCAATATTAACGCTGCTTTTCATACAGATTTCAACTTATTACACATAATTCTCCCTATAGGCATTAGTTTTTTTACCTTTCAGCAAATCGCCTTTTTGGTTGATACTTACAAACGGGAGATATCAGAATACAACCTATTGAGCTACAGCATATTTGTATCCTTCTTTCCTCAATTGATCGCGGGTCCTATCGTGCACCACAAGGAGATGATGCCTCAGTTCAAGTCCAGCAAAAGTGCTCAGGTCAGCTGGTTCAATATCTCAAAAGGAGTTTTTGTATTCAATATGGGCCTAGCAAAAAAAATCATCATCGCAGACACATTTGGTAAAATTGCGTCTAGAGGATATGCACATACAGCTCTTTTGGACACCGGAGAAAGCTGGATAACCTCACTGGCCTATTCTACTCAATTGTATTTTGACTTTAGTGGTTATTCTGACATGGCTATTGGTCTCGGACTCTTGTTCAACATACAACTCCCAAACAACTTTTGGTCACCATACAAATCGACTAGTATCAAAGAATTTTGGAGAAGGTGGCATATGACCCTCAGCCGATTTTTGAAGGACTATATTTACATCCCATTGGGTGGAAATAGAGTCAGTACATCCCGCACCCATATCAACTTGCTCCTTACATTTCTGATCGGTGGTTTTTGGCATGGAGCAGGCTGGACTTTTATCTTTTGGGGTTTTCTGCATGGTGCAGGGCTCGTCCTTCACAGTATGTTTCAAAAGACCGAAATAAAGCTACCAACTAGCCTTTCCATCTTACTAACATTTCTTTTTGTGAATATCACCTGGATCTTTTTTCGGGCAGAAAACTGGAATGACGCACTAAACGTCGTTCAGAGCATGTTTGGTCTTTCTCATGCTCACAATGATTTCTCACTTATCTACCAATTCTATGATGTGCCGATTTGGTGCATAGGTCTTATTTTACTGTTTGTAAATAATTCCACTCAATTTTCAAACAAGTATACTATCAACTGGAGATTCGCCCTTTTTACTATATTCCTAATTCTGATCAACCTCATCTTTCTTAATTCTGATATAAAACAAGAGTTTCTCTACTTTGATTTTTAA